A single genomic interval of Musa acuminata AAA Group cultivar baxijiao chromosome BXJ3-4, Cavendish_Baxijiao_AAA, whole genome shotgun sequence harbors:
- the LOC135635276 gene encoding ABSCISIC ACID-INSENSITIVE 5-like protein 2 isoform X2, with protein MLLWPTSSMEQVWQDISLSSSLQEEDVPSTPSPSLYGASTAAASCSFGGNLKETSNRILPAPLSLSCGCLDSSIDGVGSGSVVDCCPKKHALEQRWNGSFSSGTDVDRRKKRMIKNRESAARSRARKQAYTNELEQAVDHLLYENRFLKRQCEELKRTTVHQLPVATKSSTLQRTLTAPF; from the exons ATGCTGTTATGGCCAACTAGCAGCATGGAACAAGTGTGGCAGGACATCAGCCTGAGCTCTTCTCTTCAAGAAGAAGACGTGCCTTCCACGCCTTCTCCCTCGCTCTATGGCGCCAGCACAGCAGCCGCTTCCTGCTCCTTCGGTGGGAACTTGAAGGAAACCAGTAATCGCATTCTTCCTGCTCCCCTCAGCCTCAGCTGCGgctgtcttgactccagcatcgATGGGGTCGGCAGTGGTAGCGTCGTCGACTGCTGCCCTAAGAAGCATGCGCTGGAGCAGCGGTGGAATGGGAGCTTCAGCAGCGGGACTGACGTCGACCGCAGGAAGAAACGGATGATCAAGAACAGGGAGTCGGCAGCTCGATCGAGAGCCCGGAAACAG GCTTACACGAACGAGCTGGAGCAGGCGGTCGATCATCTACTGTACGAGAACAGGTTCCTGAAGAGACAGTGCGAGGAG CTGAAGAGAACTACGGTGCATCAGCTCCCGGTGGCTACAAAGAGCTCCACCCTCCAGAGGACGTTAACAGCTCCATTTTAG
- the LOC135637078 gene encoding aspartyl protease family protein 1-like isoform X1 — protein MASPALGLLLLLAAALIPAPASAIGFQLHHRFSDRVRRWAEGRAVPGAWWPEKGTAEYYAALAHHDRALRGRALAAASSDLSFADGNATVRLSSLGFLHYAIVSLGTPNMTFLVALDTGSDLFWVPCDCKQCAPTTSPDFGQNVSFNIYSPNASSTSKKVLCSNGLCDLQNRTSCTAEASNCPYVVQYVSANTSSSGILVEDILYLMTEDAAPQIIKAPIVFGCGETQTGSFLERAAPNGLFGLGMEKISVPSILSSQGLASNSFSMCFGDDGTGRIHFGDKGSLDQQETPFVIDKSFASYMINITGATVGNDSITAILSALVDSGTSFTYLADPLYTKLTQSFKAQVQEQRLNPDPDVPFEFCFEVSPTQTTISLPEINLTTRGGSIFPVNDPIFLFSLQQNEYFYCLAIMKSNGLNIIGQNFMAGLRIVFDRERLTLGWKNFDCSDTTKTTKGGMNSTRANTTQVTMPKPPSNSSTQKKLTSSLFSLLLLSSTIL, from the exons ATGGCCTCCCCCGCCCTtggactcctcctcctcctggccGCCGCGCTGATCCCCGCGCCGGCCTCCGCAATCGGGTTCCAGTTACACCACCGGTTCTCTGACCGCGTGCGGCGGTGGGCGGAGGGGCGTGCCGTGCCCGGCGCGTGGTGGCCGGAGAAGGGCACCGCCGAGTACTACGCGGCCCTCGCCCACCACGACCGCGCCCTTCGCGGCCGCGCcctcgccgccgcctcctccgacCTCTCCTTTGCCGACGGCAACGCGACCGTCCGACTCAGCTCCTTGGGATT CTTGCATTACGCGATCGTTTCTTTGGGGACGCCCAACATGACGTTTCTGGTGGCGTTGGATACTGGGAGTGATCTGTTCTGGGTGCCCTGTGATTGCAAACAATGCGCGCCTACCACCTCCCCTGATTTTGGT CAGAATGTATCTTTTAACATCTACAGTCCTAATGCATCATCAACAAGCAAGAAGGTTTTATGCAGCAATGGCTTATGTGACCTCCAAAACCGGACCTCATGCACTGCAGAAGCCAGCAATTGCCCTTATGTTGTTCAGTATGTATCTGCTAATACCTCATCTTCTGGAATTTTGGTTGaggatattttgtacttgatgacCGAGGATGCTGCACCTCAAATCATTAAAGCACCGATTGTTTTCGG ATGTGGAGAAACTCAAACTGGTTCTTTTCTAGAACGTGCAGCTCCAAATGGTCTGTTTGGGCTAGGAATGGAGAAGATATCTGTCCCTAGCATCTTATCCAGTCAAGGGCTTGCTTCAAACTCTTTCTCCATGTGCTTCGGAGATGATGGCACCGGGAGGATACATTTCGGAGACAAAGGTAGCTTAGACCAACAAGAAACTCCATTTGTTATAGACAAGAGTTT TGCTTCTTATATGATCAACATAACTGGAGCCACAGTAGGAAATGATTCTATAACTGCTATTCTTAGTGCTCTTGTCGACTCGGGTACCTCATTCACTTATTTGGCTGATCCCCTGTATACCAAGCTAACTCAGAGT TTCAAAGCACAAGTTCAAGAGCAACGGCTCAATCCTGATCCAGATGTCCCTTTCGAATTTTGTTTTGAAGTCAG TCCTACTCAAACTACAATCTCACTACCTGAAATAAATTTAACAACAAGAGGCGGAAGCATTTTTCCTGTAAATGATCCAATATTTTTGTTTAGTTTACAG CAAAATGAATACTTCTATTGTTTGGCCATTATGAAGAGCAATGGACTGAATATAATTGGGC AAAATTTCATGGCAGGCCTCCGTATCGTCTTCGACAGAGAAAGGCTGACTTTGGGTTGGAAGAACTTTGATT GCAGTGACACTACCAAGACAACCAAAGGTGGCATGAACTCTACTCGGGCGAACACTACTCAGGTCACCATGCCGAAGCCTCCTTCCAACAGCTCGACACAAAAGAAACTCACAAGTAGTCTCTTCTCATTGCTGCTTCTCTCATCCACAATTCTTTGA
- the LOC135635557 gene encoding chemocyanin-like, with protein MSPRVDLLEPPDKYSSTPVDDDQPLPKLDHLQNDASAMELHSIISYTLFLAFMSVLLLENLVGAASYTVGDAEGWTYGLDYQRWAQKYNFTVGDALLFSYIRGQHDVYRVVEDTFRSCDVSSGVVSSYDSGNDVVNLTRAAKYWFLCNVKGHCRGGMRFGITVARASPSPSGGGDGESPFPTSPPPPLPGNAGASVARTTWWLVVIGLWFVIDYLGVD; from the exons ATGAGTCCAAGAGTTGACTTGTTAGAGCCGCCAGATAAGTACTCATCCACACCAGTAGATGATGACCAGCCATTGCCAAAGCTGGATCACCTGCAGAACGACGCATCAGCCATGGAACTGCACTCCATCATAAGCTACACCCTCTTCCTCGCCTTCATGTCCGTTCTGTTGCTTGAAAACCTCGTCGGGGCTGCATCCTACACCGTCGGCGACGCCGAGGGATGGACGTACGGGTTAGATTACCAGAGGTGGGCGCAGAAGTACAACTTCACGGTCGGCGATGCTCTAC TGTTCAGCTATATCAGGGGACAGCATGACGTGTATCGGGTGGTGGAAGATACATTCCGATCCTGCGACGTGAGCTCCGGCGTCGTGAGCTCTTATGATTCCGGCAACGACGTGGTGAACCTGACGCGGGCCGCCAAGTACTGGTTTCTGTGCAACGTCAAGGGACACTGCAGGGGCGGGATGAGATTCGGGATCACCGTGGCGAGAGCAAGCCCGAGCCCCAGCGGAGGTGGCGACGGAGAGTCTCCCTTCCCGACATCTCCACCGCCACCGCTGCCCGGTAATGCCGGCGCATCCGTAGCAAGGACGACGTGGTGGCTTGTGGTGATAGGTTTGTGGTTCGTGATCGACTATTTAGGAGTAGATTGA
- the LOC135637078 gene encoding aspartyl protease family protein 1-like isoform X3, with the protein MASPALGLLLLLAAALIPAPASAIGFQLHHRFSDRVRRWAEGRAVPGAWWPEKGTAEYYAALAHHDRALRGRALAAASSDLSFADGNATVRLSSLGFLHYAIVSLGTPNMTFLVALDTGSDLFWVPCDCKQCAPTTSPDFGQNVSFNIYSPNASSTSKKVLCSNGLCDLQNRTSCTAEASNCPYVVQYVSANTSSSGILVEDILYLMTEDAAPQIIKAPIVFGCGETQTGSFLERAAPNGLFGLGMEKISVPSILSSQGLASNSFSMCFGDDGTGRIHFGDKGSLDQQETPFVIDKSFASYMINITGATVGNDSITAILSALVDSGTSFTYLADPLYTKLTQSFKAQVQEQRLNPDPDVPFEFCFEVSPTQTTISLPEINLTTRGGSIFPVNDPIFLFSLQQNEYFYCLAIMKSNGLNIIGQNFMAGLRIVFDRERLTLGWKNFDLTLPRQPKVA; encoded by the exons ATGGCCTCCCCCGCCCTtggactcctcctcctcctggccGCCGCGCTGATCCCCGCGCCGGCCTCCGCAATCGGGTTCCAGTTACACCACCGGTTCTCTGACCGCGTGCGGCGGTGGGCGGAGGGGCGTGCCGTGCCCGGCGCGTGGTGGCCGGAGAAGGGCACCGCCGAGTACTACGCGGCCCTCGCCCACCACGACCGCGCCCTTCGCGGCCGCGCcctcgccgccgcctcctccgacCTCTCCTTTGCCGACGGCAACGCGACCGTCCGACTCAGCTCCTTGGGATT CTTGCATTACGCGATCGTTTCTTTGGGGACGCCCAACATGACGTTTCTGGTGGCGTTGGATACTGGGAGTGATCTGTTCTGGGTGCCCTGTGATTGCAAACAATGCGCGCCTACCACCTCCCCTGATTTTGGT CAGAATGTATCTTTTAACATCTACAGTCCTAATGCATCATCAACAAGCAAGAAGGTTTTATGCAGCAATGGCTTATGTGACCTCCAAAACCGGACCTCATGCACTGCAGAAGCCAGCAATTGCCCTTATGTTGTTCAGTATGTATCTGCTAATACCTCATCTTCTGGAATTTTGGTTGaggatattttgtacttgatgacCGAGGATGCTGCACCTCAAATCATTAAAGCACCGATTGTTTTCGG ATGTGGAGAAACTCAAACTGGTTCTTTTCTAGAACGTGCAGCTCCAAATGGTCTGTTTGGGCTAGGAATGGAGAAGATATCTGTCCCTAGCATCTTATCCAGTCAAGGGCTTGCTTCAAACTCTTTCTCCATGTGCTTCGGAGATGATGGCACCGGGAGGATACATTTCGGAGACAAAGGTAGCTTAGACCAACAAGAAACTCCATTTGTTATAGACAAGAGTTT TGCTTCTTATATGATCAACATAACTGGAGCCACAGTAGGAAATGATTCTATAACTGCTATTCTTAGTGCTCTTGTCGACTCGGGTACCTCATTCACTTATTTGGCTGATCCCCTGTATACCAAGCTAACTCAGAGT TTCAAAGCACAAGTTCAAGAGCAACGGCTCAATCCTGATCCAGATGTCCCTTTCGAATTTTGTTTTGAAGTCAG TCCTACTCAAACTACAATCTCACTACCTGAAATAAATTTAACAACAAGAGGCGGAAGCATTTTTCCTGTAAATGATCCAATATTTTTGTTTAGTTTACAG CAAAATGAATACTTCTATTGTTTGGCCATTATGAAGAGCAATGGACTGAATATAATTGGGC AAAATTTCATGGCAGGCCTCCGTATCGTCTTCGACAGAGAAAGGCTGACTTTGGGTTGGAAGAACTTTGATT TGACACTACCAAGACAACCAAAGGTGGCATGA
- the LOC135637079 gene encoding uncharacterized protein LOC135637079, giving the protein MAFTHSMLSLSQPKPCAAAAAAADAWRPLVPTRRLAFTVYSSPSLFSRAEPASAVATLRRSKSKARAQMHESGSALAADALTSVKHVLLPITDRNPYLSEGTRQAAATTTALAKKYGANITVVVIDDKPKESIPQHDAQLSSIRWHLSEGGFKEFGLMERLGEGKMPTAIIGEIADDLNLDLVVLSMEAIHSKYVDGNLLAEFIPCPVLLLPL; this is encoded by the exons ATGGCTTTCACCCACTCTATGCTCTCCCTCTCCCAACCCAAgccctgcgccgccgccgccgccgccgctgatgCCTGGCGGCCACTGGTGCCCACTCGTCGTCTCGCTTTTACGGTCTATTCTTCTCCGTCCCTCTTTTCCCGGGCTGAGCCGGCCAGTGCGGTCGCCACCCTCAGAAGAAGCAAAAGCAAAG CAAGAGCACAAATGCATGAATCTGGAAGTGCTTTGGCAGCGGATGCTTTAACAAGTGTTAAGCATGTGCTTCTTCCAATCACTGATCGGAACCCTTACCTTTCAGAGGGAACAAGACag GCTGCAGCAACCACCACTGCCCTTGCAAAAAAATACGGAGCTAATATCACAGTTGTTG TTATCGATGACAAGCCAAAAGAGTCGATTCCCCAACATGATGCTCAACTATCTAGTATCCGATGGCACCTTTCAGAAG GTGGATTCAAGGAGTTTGGCTTGATGGAACGATTGGGAGAGGGGAAGATGCCAACTGCTATCATAGGCGAGATAGCTGACGACTTGAACTTGGATCTGGTGGTCTTAAGCATGGAAGCAATTCACTCGAAGTATGTTGATGGAAATCTGTTGGCAGAGTTCATCCCATGCCCGGTCTTACTTTTACCTCTCTAA
- the LOC135635276 gene encoding ABSCISIC ACID-INSENSITIVE 5-like protein 2 isoform X1, whose amino-acid sequence MLLWPTSSMEQVWQDISLSSSLQEEDVPSTPSPSLYGASTAAASCSFGGNLKETSNRILPAPLSLSCGCLDSSIDGVGSGSVVDCCPKKHALEQRWNGSFSSGTDVDRRKKRMIKNRESAARSRARKQSCVRQAYTNELEQAVDHLLYENRFLKRQCEELKRTTVHQLPVATKSSTLQRTLTAPF is encoded by the exons ATGCTGTTATGGCCAACTAGCAGCATGGAACAAGTGTGGCAGGACATCAGCCTGAGCTCTTCTCTTCAAGAAGAAGACGTGCCTTCCACGCCTTCTCCCTCGCTCTATGGCGCCAGCACAGCAGCCGCTTCCTGCTCCTTCGGTGGGAACTTGAAGGAAACCAGTAATCGCATTCTTCCTGCTCCCCTCAGCCTCAGCTGCGgctgtcttgactccagcatcgATGGGGTCGGCAGTGGTAGCGTCGTCGACTGCTGCCCTAAGAAGCATGCGCTGGAGCAGCGGTGGAATGGGAGCTTCAGCAGCGGGACTGACGTCGACCGCAGGAAGAAACGGATGATCAAGAACAGGGAGTCGGCAGCTCGATCGAGAGCCCGGAAACAG TCTTGCGTGCGACAGGCTTACACGAACGAGCTGGAGCAGGCGGTCGATCATCTACTGTACGAGAACAGGTTCCTGAAGAGACAGTGCGAGGAG CTGAAGAGAACTACGGTGCATCAGCTCCCGGTGGCTACAAAGAGCTCCACCCTCCAGAGGACGTTAACAGCTCCATTTTAG
- the LOC135637078 gene encoding aspartyl protease family protein 1-like isoform X2, giving the protein MASPALGLLLLLAAALIPAPASAIGFQLHHRFSDRVRRWAEGRAVPGAWWPEKGTAEYYAALAHHDRALRGRALAAASSDLSFADGNATVRLSSLGFLHYAIVSLGTPNMTFLVALDTGSDLFWVPCDCKQCAPTTSPDFGNVSFNIYSPNASSTSKKVLCSNGLCDLQNRTSCTAEASNCPYVVQYVSANTSSSGILVEDILYLMTEDAAPQIIKAPIVFGCGETQTGSFLERAAPNGLFGLGMEKISVPSILSSQGLASNSFSMCFGDDGTGRIHFGDKGSLDQQETPFVIDKSFASYMINITGATVGNDSITAILSALVDSGTSFTYLADPLYTKLTQSFKAQVQEQRLNPDPDVPFEFCFEVSPTQTTISLPEINLTTRGGSIFPVNDPIFLFSLQQNEYFYCLAIMKSNGLNIIGQNFMAGLRIVFDRERLTLGWKNFDCSDTTKTTKGGMNSTRANTTQVTMPKPPSNSSTQKKLTSSLFSLLLLSSTIL; this is encoded by the exons ATGGCCTCCCCCGCCCTtggactcctcctcctcctggccGCCGCGCTGATCCCCGCGCCGGCCTCCGCAATCGGGTTCCAGTTACACCACCGGTTCTCTGACCGCGTGCGGCGGTGGGCGGAGGGGCGTGCCGTGCCCGGCGCGTGGTGGCCGGAGAAGGGCACCGCCGAGTACTACGCGGCCCTCGCCCACCACGACCGCGCCCTTCGCGGCCGCGCcctcgccgccgcctcctccgacCTCTCCTTTGCCGACGGCAACGCGACCGTCCGACTCAGCTCCTTGGGATT CTTGCATTACGCGATCGTTTCTTTGGGGACGCCCAACATGACGTTTCTGGTGGCGTTGGATACTGGGAGTGATCTGTTCTGGGTGCCCTGTGATTGCAAACAATGCGCGCCTACCACCTCCCCTGATTTTGGT AATGTATCTTTTAACATCTACAGTCCTAATGCATCATCAACAAGCAAGAAGGTTTTATGCAGCAATGGCTTATGTGACCTCCAAAACCGGACCTCATGCACTGCAGAAGCCAGCAATTGCCCTTATGTTGTTCAGTATGTATCTGCTAATACCTCATCTTCTGGAATTTTGGTTGaggatattttgtacttgatgacCGAGGATGCTGCACCTCAAATCATTAAAGCACCGATTGTTTTCGG ATGTGGAGAAACTCAAACTGGTTCTTTTCTAGAACGTGCAGCTCCAAATGGTCTGTTTGGGCTAGGAATGGAGAAGATATCTGTCCCTAGCATCTTATCCAGTCAAGGGCTTGCTTCAAACTCTTTCTCCATGTGCTTCGGAGATGATGGCACCGGGAGGATACATTTCGGAGACAAAGGTAGCTTAGACCAACAAGAAACTCCATTTGTTATAGACAAGAGTTT TGCTTCTTATATGATCAACATAACTGGAGCCACAGTAGGAAATGATTCTATAACTGCTATTCTTAGTGCTCTTGTCGACTCGGGTACCTCATTCACTTATTTGGCTGATCCCCTGTATACCAAGCTAACTCAGAGT TTCAAAGCACAAGTTCAAGAGCAACGGCTCAATCCTGATCCAGATGTCCCTTTCGAATTTTGTTTTGAAGTCAG TCCTACTCAAACTACAATCTCACTACCTGAAATAAATTTAACAACAAGAGGCGGAAGCATTTTTCCTGTAAATGATCCAATATTTTTGTTTAGTTTACAG CAAAATGAATACTTCTATTGTTTGGCCATTATGAAGAGCAATGGACTGAATATAATTGGGC AAAATTTCATGGCAGGCCTCCGTATCGTCTTCGACAGAGAAAGGCTGACTTTGGGTTGGAAGAACTTTGATT GCAGTGACACTACCAAGACAACCAAAGGTGGCATGAACTCTACTCGGGCGAACACTACTCAGGTCACCATGCCGAAGCCTCCTTCCAACAGCTCGACACAAAAGAAACTCACAAGTAGTCTCTTCTCATTGCTGCTTCTCTCATCCACAATTCTTTGA
- the LOC135581957 gene encoding protein DETOXIFICATION 33-like, which produces MEREPLEDALLGRKRERDLEEIKSVRQFMEHVWEEKKKLWYLAGPAIFTSIAQYSLGAVTQIFAGHLTTLELDAVSTENMVIAGLAFGIMLGMGSALETLCGQAFGAKQLHMLGIYMQRSWVILTAMCICLLPIYLFATHILLLFHQDAEIAVLAGRFSLYMIPQLFAYGLNFPIQKFLQAQSKVMTMAVVSAVALLFHLFLSWLLIVQFKLGLVGAATSLNAAWWVVVVGQFIYVAWGYCPGAWNGFSWGAFRDLGAFARLSIASAIMMCLEFWFYMFLIVLAGNLRNAQVAVAAISICINLYGWEMMVFFGFNAAISVRISNELGAGRPRAAKFSILVVIMSSVVFGLVFFSLVLVLQDVYGVPFTNSPDVVAAVTDLAVVFAFTLLLSSVQPVLTGVAVGAGWQTLVAYINLGCYYLVGIPVGCLLAYYFDLGVKGMWSGMLTGVGLQTLVLIGVTVGTNWDKEAMEAESRIRKWGGSVDEPTNKD; this is translated from the exons atggagagggaACCACTGGAGGATGCTTTGCTGGGGAGAAAGAGAGAGCGGGACTTAGAGGAGATTAAGAGCGTGAGGCAGTTCATGGAGCATGtgtgggaggagaagaagaagctgTGGTACTTGGCGGGGCCGGCCATCTTCACGTCCATCGCCCAGTACTCCCTGGGCGCCGTCACCCAGATCTTCGCCGGCCACCTCACCACCCTCGAGCTCGACGCCGTCTCCACCGAGAACATGGTCATCGCCGGCCTCGCCTTCGGCATCATG CTGGGCATGGGAAGTGCCCTGGAGACCTTGTGTGGCCAGGCGTTTGGTGCAAAGCAGCTCCACATGTTGGGGATCTACATGCAGCGGTCATGGGTCATCCTCACGGCGATGTGCATCTGCCTACTGCCCATCTACCTCTTTGCCACCCACATCCTCCTTTTATTCCACCAGGATGCAGAGATCGCAGTGCTTGCAGGGAGATTCTCCCTCTACATGATCCCTCAGTTATTTGCCTACGGACTCAACTTCCCCATCCAGAAGTTCCTCCAAGCGCAGAGCAAGGTGATGACCATGGCGGTCGTTTCAGCAGTGGCGTTGCTGTTCCACTTGTTCCTCAGCTGGCTTCTCATAGTCCAATTCAAGCTTGGTCTTGTGGGTGCTGCAACTTCGCTTAATGCAGCTTGGTGGGTCGTCGTTGTCGGGCAGTTCATATACGTAGCTTGGGGATACTGCCCCGGTGCTTGGAATGGCTTCAGCTGGGGAGCTTTTAGGGACTTGGGTGCCTTTGCGAGGCTCTCTATTGCTTCTGCAATTATGATGTG CCTGGAGTTCTGGTTCTACATGTTCCTCATCGTGTTGGCAGGCAACCTGAGGAATGCTCAGGTAGCAGTGGCTGCTATATCAATATG CATAAACTTGTACGGGTGGGAGATGATGGTGTTCTTCGGCTTCAATGCCGCCATCAG CGTGAGGATATCGAACGAGCTTGGAGCAGGCAGGCCGAGAGCGGCTAAGTTCTCGATACTGGTGGTCATCATGTCCTCCGTCGTTTTCGGCCTCGTCTTCTTTTCCCTGGTCTTGGTTCTCCAGGACGTTTACGGGGTTCCCTTCACCAACAGCCCTGACGTAGTTGCTGCAGTCACTGACCTCGCGGTGGTCTTCGCATTCACACTCCTCCTCAGCAGCGTCCAACCAGTTCTAACAG GTGTGGCAGTAGGAGCTGGATGGCAGACATTGGTGGCTTATATCAATTTGGGATGTTATTATCTGGTGGGCATTCCAGTAGGCTGCCTGTTGGCGTATTATTTTGATCTAGGAGTGAAG GGTATGTGGAGTGGCATGCTAACAGGCGTAGGATTACAGACCTTGGTACTTATTGGGGTTACTGTAGGCACAAACTGGGACAAGgag GCAATGGAAGCAGAATCTCGAATAAGGAAGTGGGGAGGGTCTGTGGATGAACCAACAAACAAAGATTGA